From Pan troglodytes isolate AG18354 chromosome 11, NHGRI_mPanTro3-v2.0_pri, whole genome shotgun sequence, the proteins below share one genomic window:
- the SH2D3C gene encoding SH2 domain-containing protein 3C isoform X14: MTAVGRRCPALGSRGAAGEPEAGGDYVKFSKEKYILDSSPEKLHKELEEELKLSSTDLRSHAWYHGRIPREVSETLVQRNGDFLIRDSLTSLGDYVLTCRWRNQALHFKINKVVVKAGESYTHIQYLFEQESFDHVPALVRYHVGSRKAVSEQSGAIIYCPVNRTFPLRYLEASYGLGQGSSKPASPVSPSGPKGSHMKRRSVTMTDGLTADKVTRSDGCPTSTSLPRPRDSIRSCALSMDQIPDLHSPMSPISESPSSPAYSTVTRVHAAPAAPSATALPASPVARRSSEPQLCPGSAPKTHGESDKGPHTSPSHTLGKASPSPSLSSYSDPDSGHYCQLQPPVRGSREWAATETSSQQARSYGEKLKELSENGAPEGDWGKTFTVPIVEVTSSFNPATFQSLLIPRDNRPLEVGLLRKVKELLAEVDARTLARHVTKVDCLVARILGVTKEMQTLMGVRWGMELLTLPHGRQLRLDLLERFHTMSIMLAVDILGCTGSAEERAALLHKTIQLAAELRGTMGNMFSFAAVMGALDMAQGSRVAPAGPLPGWSLTVWPPQISRLEQTWVTLRQRHTEGAILYEKKLKPFLKSLNEGKEGPPLSNTTFPHVLPLITLLECDSAPPEGPEPWGSTEHGVEVVLAHLEAARTVAHHGGLYHTNAEVKLQGFQARPELLEVFSTEFQMRLLWGSQGASSSQARRYEKFDKVLTALSHKLEPAVRSSEL, translated from the exons TTCTCCAAGGAGAAGTACATCCTGGACTCATCGCCAGAGAAACTCCACAAGGAATTGGAGGAGGAGCTCAAACTCAGCAGCACGGATCTCCGCAGCCATGCCTGGTACCACGGCCGCATCCCCCGAGAG GTCTCGGAGACCTTGGTACAACGCAATGGCGACTTCCTCATCCGGGACTCActcaccagcctgggcgactatgTGCTCACGTGCCGCTGGCGCAACCAGGCCTTGCACTTCAAGATCAACAAGGTGGTGGTGAAGGCAGGCGAGAGCTACACACACATCCAGTACCTGTTTGAGCAGGAGAGCTTCGACCACGTGCCCGCCCTCGTGCGCTATCATGTGGGCAGCCGCAAGGCTGTGTCAGAGCAGAGTGGTGCCATCATCTACTGCCCGGTGAACCGCACCTTCCCACTGCGCTACCTCGAGGCCAGCTATGGCCTGGGACAGGGGAGTAGCAAGCCTGCCAGCCCTGTCAGCCCCTCAGGCCCCAAGGGAAGCCACATGAAGCGGCGCAGCGTCACCATGACCGATGGGCTCACTGCCGACAAGGTCACCCGCAGCGATGGCTGCCCCACCAG TACGTCGCTGCCCCGCCCTCGGGACTCCATCCGCAGCTGTGCCCTCAGCATGGACCAGATCCCAGACCTGCACTCGCCCATGTCGCCCATCTCCGAGAGCCCTAGCTCCCCCGCCTACAGCACTG TAACCCGCGTCCATGCCGCCCCTGCAGCCCCTTCTGCCACAGCATTGCCTGCCTCCCCTGTCGCCCGCCGTTCCAGTGAGCCCCAGCTGTGTCCCGGAAGTGCCCCAAAGACCCATGGGGAGTCAGACAAGGGCCCCCACACCAGCCCCTCCCACACCCTTGGCAAGGCCTCCCCGTCACCATCACTCAGCAGCTACAGTGACCCGGACTCTGGCCACTACTGCCAGCTCCAGCCTCCTGTGCGTGGCAGCCGAGAGTGGGCAGCGACTGAGACCTCCAGCCAGCAGGCCAGGAGCTATGGGGAGAAGCTAAAGGAACTGTCAGAAAATGGGGCCCCTGAAGGGGACTGGGGCAAGACCTTCACAGTCCCCATCGTGGAAGTCACTTCTTCCTTCAACCCGGCCACCTTCCAGTCACTACTGATCCCCAGGGATAACCGGCCACTGGAGGTGGGCCTTCTGCGCAAGGTCAAGGAGCTGCTGGCAGAAGTGGATGCCCGGACGCTGGCCCGGCATGTCACCAAGGTGGACTGCCTG GTTGCTAGGATACTGGGCGTTACCAAGGAGATGCAGACCCTAATGGGAGTCCGCTGGGGCATGGAACTGCTCACCCTCCCCCATGGCCGGCAGCTACGCCTAGACCTGCTGGAAAG GTTCCACACCATGTCCATCATGCTGGCCGTGGACATCCTGGGCTGCACCGGCTCTGCGGAGGAGCGGGCAGCGCTGCTGCACAAGACCATTCAGCTGGCGGCCGAGCTGCGGGGGACTATGGGCAACATGTTTAGCTTCGCGGCGGTCATGGGTGCCCTGGACATGGCCCAG GGCAGCAGGGTGGCCCCTGCAGGCCCTCTGCCTGGCTGGTCTCTCACAGTTTGGCCTCCCCAGATTTCTCGGCTGGAGCAGACATGGGTGACCCTGCGGCAGCGACACACAGAGGGTGCCATCCTGTACGAGAAGAAGCTCAAGCCTTTTCTCAAGAGCCTCAACGAGGGCAAAG AAGGCCCGCCGCTGAGCAACACCACGTTTCCTCATGTGCTGCCCCTCATCACCCTGCTGGAGTGTGACTCGGCCCCACCAGAGGGCCCTGAGCCCTGGGGCAGCACGGAGCACGGCGTGGAGGTGGTGCTGGCTCACCTGGAGGCCGCCCGCACAGTGGCACACCACGGAGGCCTGTACCACACCAATGCTGAAGTCAAGCTGCAGG GGTTCCAGGCCCGGCCGGAGCTCCTGGAGGTGTTCAGCACGGAGTTCCAGATGCGCCTCCTCTGGGGCAGTCAGGGTGCCAGCAGCAGCCAGGCCCGGCGCTATGAGAAGTTCGACAAGGTCCTCACTGCCCTGTCCCACAAGCTGGAACCTGCTGTCCGCTCCAGCGAGCTGTGA
- the SH2D3C gene encoding SH2 domain-containing protein 3C isoform X13, whose protein sequence is MTAVGRRCPALGSRGAAGEPEAGGDYVKFSKEKYILDSSPEKLHKELEEELKLSSTDLRSHAWYHGRIPREVSETLVQRNGDFLIRDSLTSLGDYVLTCRWRNQALHFKINKVVVKAGESYTHIQYLFEQESFDHVPALVRYHVGSRKAVSEQSGAIIYCPVNRTFPLRYLEASYGLGQGSSKPASPVSPSGPKGSHMKRRSVTMTDGLTADKVTRSDGCPTSTSLPRPRDSIRSCALSMDQIPDLHSPMSPISESPSSPAYSTVTRVHAAPAAPSATALPASPVARRSSEPQLCPGSAPKTHGESDKGPHTSPSHTLGKASPSPSLSSYSDPDSGHYCQLQPPVRGSREWAATETSSQQARSYGEKLKELSENGAPEGDWGKTFTVPIVEVTSSFNPATFQSLLIPRDNRPLEVGLLRKVKELLAEVDARTLARHVTKVDCLVARILGVTKEMQTLMGVRWGMELLTLPHGRQLRLDLLERFHTMSIMLAVDILGCTGSAEERAALLHKTIQLAAELRGTMGNMFSFAAVMGALDMAQQGSRVAPAGPLPGWSLTVWPPQISRLEQTWVTLRQRHTEGAILYEKKLKPFLKSLNEGKEGPPLSNTTFPHVLPLITLLECDSAPPEGPEPWGSTEHGVEVVLAHLEAARTVAHHGGLYHTNAEVKLQGFQARPELLEVFSTEFQMRLLWGSQGASSSQARRYEKFDKVLTALSHKLEPAVRSSEL, encoded by the exons TTCTCCAAGGAGAAGTACATCCTGGACTCATCGCCAGAGAAACTCCACAAGGAATTGGAGGAGGAGCTCAAACTCAGCAGCACGGATCTCCGCAGCCATGCCTGGTACCACGGCCGCATCCCCCGAGAG GTCTCGGAGACCTTGGTACAACGCAATGGCGACTTCCTCATCCGGGACTCActcaccagcctgggcgactatgTGCTCACGTGCCGCTGGCGCAACCAGGCCTTGCACTTCAAGATCAACAAGGTGGTGGTGAAGGCAGGCGAGAGCTACACACACATCCAGTACCTGTTTGAGCAGGAGAGCTTCGACCACGTGCCCGCCCTCGTGCGCTATCATGTGGGCAGCCGCAAGGCTGTGTCAGAGCAGAGTGGTGCCATCATCTACTGCCCGGTGAACCGCACCTTCCCACTGCGCTACCTCGAGGCCAGCTATGGCCTGGGACAGGGGAGTAGCAAGCCTGCCAGCCCTGTCAGCCCCTCAGGCCCCAAGGGAAGCCACATGAAGCGGCGCAGCGTCACCATGACCGATGGGCTCACTGCCGACAAGGTCACCCGCAGCGATGGCTGCCCCACCAG TACGTCGCTGCCCCGCCCTCGGGACTCCATCCGCAGCTGTGCCCTCAGCATGGACCAGATCCCAGACCTGCACTCGCCCATGTCGCCCATCTCCGAGAGCCCTAGCTCCCCCGCCTACAGCACTG TAACCCGCGTCCATGCCGCCCCTGCAGCCCCTTCTGCCACAGCATTGCCTGCCTCCCCTGTCGCCCGCCGTTCCAGTGAGCCCCAGCTGTGTCCCGGAAGTGCCCCAAAGACCCATGGGGAGTCAGACAAGGGCCCCCACACCAGCCCCTCCCACACCCTTGGCAAGGCCTCCCCGTCACCATCACTCAGCAGCTACAGTGACCCGGACTCTGGCCACTACTGCCAGCTCCAGCCTCCTGTGCGTGGCAGCCGAGAGTGGGCAGCGACTGAGACCTCCAGCCAGCAGGCCAGGAGCTATGGGGAGAAGCTAAAGGAACTGTCAGAAAATGGGGCCCCTGAAGGGGACTGGGGCAAGACCTTCACAGTCCCCATCGTGGAAGTCACTTCTTCCTTCAACCCGGCCACCTTCCAGTCACTACTGATCCCCAGGGATAACCGGCCACTGGAGGTGGGCCTTCTGCGCAAGGTCAAGGAGCTGCTGGCAGAAGTGGATGCCCGGACGCTGGCCCGGCATGTCACCAAGGTGGACTGCCTG GTTGCTAGGATACTGGGCGTTACCAAGGAGATGCAGACCCTAATGGGAGTCCGCTGGGGCATGGAACTGCTCACCCTCCCCCATGGCCGGCAGCTACGCCTAGACCTGCTGGAAAG GTTCCACACCATGTCCATCATGCTGGCCGTGGACATCCTGGGCTGCACCGGCTCTGCGGAGGAGCGGGCAGCGCTGCTGCACAAGACCATTCAGCTGGCGGCCGAGCTGCGGGGGACTATGGGCAACATGTTTAGCTTCGCGGCGGTCATGGGTGCCCTGGACATGGCCCAG CAGGGCAGCAGGGTGGCCCCTGCAGGCCCTCTGCCTGGCTGGTCTCTCACAGTTTGGCCTCCCCAGATTTCTCGGCTGGAGCAGACATGGGTGACCCTGCGGCAGCGACACACAGAGGGTGCCATCCTGTACGAGAAGAAGCTCAAGCCTTTTCTCAAGAGCCTCAACGAGGGCAAAG AAGGCCCGCCGCTGAGCAACACCACGTTTCCTCATGTGCTGCCCCTCATCACCCTGCTGGAGTGTGACTCGGCCCCACCAGAGGGCCCTGAGCCCTGGGGCAGCACGGAGCACGGCGTGGAGGTGGTGCTGGCTCACCTGGAGGCCGCCCGCACAGTGGCACACCACGGAGGCCTGTACCACACCAATGCTGAAGTCAAGCTGCAGG GGTTCCAGGCCCGGCCGGAGCTCCTGGAGGTGTTCAGCACGGAGTTCCAGATGCGCCTCCTCTGGGGCAGTCAGGGTGCCAGCAGCAGCCAGGCCCGGCGCTATGAGAAGTTCGACAAGGTCCTCACTGCCCTGTCCCACAAGCTGGAACCTGCTGTCCGCTCCAGCGAGCTGTGA
- the SH2D3C gene encoding SH2 domain-containing protein 3C isoform X16, with protein sequence MTAVGRRCPALGSRGAAGEPEAGGDYVKFSKEKYILDSSPEKLHKELEEELKLSSTDLRSHAWYHGRIPREVSETLVQRNGDFLIRDSLTSLGDYVLTCRWRNQALHFKINKVVVKAGESYTHIQYLFEQESFDHVPALVRYHVGSRKAVSEQSGAIIYCPVNRTFPLRYLEASYGLGQGSSKPASPVSPSGPKGSHMKRRSVTMTDGLTADKVTRSDGCPTSTSLPRPRDSIRSCALSMDQIPDLHSPMSPISESPSSPAYSTVTRVHAAPAAPSATALPASPVARRSSEPQLCPGSAPKTHGESDKGPHTSPSHTLGKASPSPSLSSYSDPDSGHYCQLQPPVRGSREWAATETSSQQARSYGEKLKELSENGAPEGDWGKTFTVPIVEVTSSFNPATFQSLLIPRDNRPLEVGLLRKVKELLAEVDARTLARHVTKVDCLVARILGVTKEMQTLMGVRWGMELLTLPHGRQLRLDLLERFHTMSIMLAVDILGCTGSAEERAALLHKTIQLAAELRGTMGNMFSFAAVMGALDMAQISRLEQTWVTLRQRHTEGAILYEKKLKPFLKSLNEGKEGPPLSNTTFPHVLPLITLLECDSAPPEGPEPWGSTEHGVEVVLAHLEAARTVAHHGGLYHTNAEVKLQGFQARPELLEVFSTEFQMRLLWGSQGASSSQARRYEKFDKVLTALSHKLEPAVRSSEL encoded by the exons TTCTCCAAGGAGAAGTACATCCTGGACTCATCGCCAGAGAAACTCCACAAGGAATTGGAGGAGGAGCTCAAACTCAGCAGCACGGATCTCCGCAGCCATGCCTGGTACCACGGCCGCATCCCCCGAGAG GTCTCGGAGACCTTGGTACAACGCAATGGCGACTTCCTCATCCGGGACTCActcaccagcctgggcgactatgTGCTCACGTGCCGCTGGCGCAACCAGGCCTTGCACTTCAAGATCAACAAGGTGGTGGTGAAGGCAGGCGAGAGCTACACACACATCCAGTACCTGTTTGAGCAGGAGAGCTTCGACCACGTGCCCGCCCTCGTGCGCTATCATGTGGGCAGCCGCAAGGCTGTGTCAGAGCAGAGTGGTGCCATCATCTACTGCCCGGTGAACCGCACCTTCCCACTGCGCTACCTCGAGGCCAGCTATGGCCTGGGACAGGGGAGTAGCAAGCCTGCCAGCCCTGTCAGCCCCTCAGGCCCCAAGGGAAGCCACATGAAGCGGCGCAGCGTCACCATGACCGATGGGCTCACTGCCGACAAGGTCACCCGCAGCGATGGCTGCCCCACCAG TACGTCGCTGCCCCGCCCTCGGGACTCCATCCGCAGCTGTGCCCTCAGCATGGACCAGATCCCAGACCTGCACTCGCCCATGTCGCCCATCTCCGAGAGCCCTAGCTCCCCCGCCTACAGCACTG TAACCCGCGTCCATGCCGCCCCTGCAGCCCCTTCTGCCACAGCATTGCCTGCCTCCCCTGTCGCCCGCCGTTCCAGTGAGCCCCAGCTGTGTCCCGGAAGTGCCCCAAAGACCCATGGGGAGTCAGACAAGGGCCCCCACACCAGCCCCTCCCACACCCTTGGCAAGGCCTCCCCGTCACCATCACTCAGCAGCTACAGTGACCCGGACTCTGGCCACTACTGCCAGCTCCAGCCTCCTGTGCGTGGCAGCCGAGAGTGGGCAGCGACTGAGACCTCCAGCCAGCAGGCCAGGAGCTATGGGGAGAAGCTAAAGGAACTGTCAGAAAATGGGGCCCCTGAAGGGGACTGGGGCAAGACCTTCACAGTCCCCATCGTGGAAGTCACTTCTTCCTTCAACCCGGCCACCTTCCAGTCACTACTGATCCCCAGGGATAACCGGCCACTGGAGGTGGGCCTTCTGCGCAAGGTCAAGGAGCTGCTGGCAGAAGTGGATGCCCGGACGCTGGCCCGGCATGTCACCAAGGTGGACTGCCTG GTTGCTAGGATACTGGGCGTTACCAAGGAGATGCAGACCCTAATGGGAGTCCGCTGGGGCATGGAACTGCTCACCCTCCCCCATGGCCGGCAGCTACGCCTAGACCTGCTGGAAAG GTTCCACACCATGTCCATCATGCTGGCCGTGGACATCCTGGGCTGCACCGGCTCTGCGGAGGAGCGGGCAGCGCTGCTGCACAAGACCATTCAGCTGGCGGCCGAGCTGCGGGGGACTATGGGCAACATGTTTAGCTTCGCGGCGGTCATGGGTGCCCTGGACATGGCCCAG ATTTCTCGGCTGGAGCAGACATGGGTGACCCTGCGGCAGCGACACACAGAGGGTGCCATCCTGTACGAGAAGAAGCTCAAGCCTTTTCTCAAGAGCCTCAACGAGGGCAAAG AAGGCCCGCCGCTGAGCAACACCACGTTTCCTCATGTGCTGCCCCTCATCACCCTGCTGGAGTGTGACTCGGCCCCACCAGAGGGCCCTGAGCCCTGGGGCAGCACGGAGCACGGCGTGGAGGTGGTGCTGGCTCACCTGGAGGCCGCCCGCACAGTGGCACACCACGGAGGCCTGTACCACACCAATGCTGAAGTCAAGCTGCAGG GGTTCCAGGCCCGGCCGGAGCTCCTGGAGGTGTTCAGCACGGAGTTCCAGATGCGCCTCCTCTGGGGCAGTCAGGGTGCCAGCAGCAGCCAGGCCCGGCGCTATGAGAAGTTCGACAAGGTCCTCACTGCCCTGTCCCACAAGCTGGAACCTGCTGTCCGCTCCAGCGAGCTGTGA
- the SH2D3C gene encoding SH2 domain-containing protein 3C isoform X17 gives MKRRSVTMTDGLTADKVTRSDGCPTSTSLPRPRDSIRSCALSMDQIPDLHSPMSPISESPSSPAYSTVTRVHAAPAAPSATALPASPVARRSSEPQLCPGSAPKTHGESDKGPHTSPSHTLGKASPSPSLSSYSDPDSGHYCQLQPPVRGSREWAATETSSQQARSYGEKLKELSENGAPEGDWGKTFTVPIVEVTSSFNPATFQSLLIPRDNRPLEVGLLRKVKELLAEVDARTLARHVTKVDCLVARILGVTKEMQTLMGVRWGMELLTLPHGRQLRLDLLERFHTMSIMLAVDILGCTGSAEERAALLHKTIQLAAELRGTMGNMFSFAAVMGALDMAQISRLEQTWVTLRQRHTEGAILYEKKLKPFLKSLNEGKEGPPLSNTTFPHVLPLITLLECDSAPPEGPEPWGSTEHGVEVVLAHLEAARTVAHHGGLYHTNAEVKLQGFQARPELLEVFSTEFQMRLLWGSQGASSSQARRYEKFDKVLTALSHKLEPAVRSSEL, from the exons ATGAAGCGGCGCAGCGTCACCATGACCGATGGGCTCACTGCCGACAAGGTCACCCGCAGCGATGGCTGCCCCACCAG TACGTCGCTGCCCCGCCCTCGGGACTCCATCCGCAGCTGTGCCCTCAGCATGGACCAGATCCCAGACCTGCACTCGCCCATGTCGCCCATCTCCGAGAGCCCTAGCTCCCCCGCCTACAGCACTG TAACCCGCGTCCATGCCGCCCCTGCAGCCCCTTCTGCCACAGCATTGCCTGCCTCCCCTGTCGCCCGCCGTTCCAGTGAGCCCCAGCTGTGTCCCGGAAGTGCCCCAAAGACCCATGGGGAGTCAGACAAGGGCCCCCACACCAGCCCCTCCCACACCCTTGGCAAGGCCTCCCCGTCACCATCACTCAGCAGCTACAGTGACCCGGACTCTGGCCACTACTGCCAGCTCCAGCCTCCTGTGCGTGGCAGCCGAGAGTGGGCAGCGACTGAGACCTCCAGCCAGCAGGCCAGGAGCTATGGGGAGAAGCTAAAGGAACTGTCAGAAAATGGGGCCCCTGAAGGGGACTGGGGCAAGACCTTCACAGTCCCCATCGTGGAAGTCACTTCTTCCTTCAACCCGGCCACCTTCCAGTCACTACTGATCCCCAGGGATAACCGGCCACTGGAGGTGGGCCTTCTGCGCAAGGTCAAGGAGCTGCTGGCAGAAGTGGATGCCCGGACGCTGGCCCGGCATGTCACCAAGGTGGACTGCCTG GTTGCTAGGATACTGGGCGTTACCAAGGAGATGCAGACCCTAATGGGAGTCCGCTGGGGCATGGAACTGCTCACCCTCCCCCATGGCCGGCAGCTACGCCTAGACCTGCTGGAAAG GTTCCACACCATGTCCATCATGCTGGCCGTGGACATCCTGGGCTGCACCGGCTCTGCGGAGGAGCGGGCAGCGCTGCTGCACAAGACCATTCAGCTGGCGGCCGAGCTGCGGGGGACTATGGGCAACATGTTTAGCTTCGCGGCGGTCATGGGTGCCCTGGACATGGCCCAG ATTTCTCGGCTGGAGCAGACATGGGTGACCCTGCGGCAGCGACACACAGAGGGTGCCATCCTGTACGAGAAGAAGCTCAAGCCTTTTCTCAAGAGCCTCAACGAGGGCAAAG AAGGCCCGCCGCTGAGCAACACCACGTTTCCTCATGTGCTGCCCCTCATCACCCTGCTGGAGTGTGACTCGGCCCCACCAGAGGGCCCTGAGCCCTGGGGCAGCACGGAGCACGGCGTGGAGGTGGTGCTGGCTCACCTGGAGGCCGCCCGCACAGTGGCACACCACGGAGGCCTGTACCACACCAATGCTGAAGTCAAGCTGCAGG GGTTCCAGGCCCGGCCGGAGCTCCTGGAGGTGTTCAGCACGGAGTTCCAGATGCGCCTCCTCTGGGGCAGTCAGGGTGCCAGCAGCAGCCAGGCCCGGCGCTATGAGAAGTTCGACAAGGTCCTCACTGCCCTGTCCCACAAGCTGGAACCTGCTGTCCGCTCCAGCGAGCTGTGA